A window of the Streptomyces luomodiensis genome harbors these coding sequences:
- the tal gene encoding transaldolase has protein sequence MTDALKRLADEGVAIWLDDLSRKRITSGNLAELIDQQHVVGVTTNPSIFQKAISGGDGYEQQLTDLAARRLTVEEAVRMITTADVRDAADILRPVYDATGGQDGRVSIEVDPRLAHNTAATIAEAKQLAWLVDRPNTFIKIPATEAGLPAITEVIGLGISVNVTLIFSLERYRAVMDAFLAGLEKAKAAGLDLSKIHSVASFFVSRVDTEIDKRIDKIGTDEAKALRGKAAVANARLAYQAYEEVFSSDRWAALDRANANRQRPLWASTGVKDPAYKDTLYVVELVSPGTVNTMPEATLEAVGDHGEVRGDTVRGTYEQAKADLDALAGIGISYDEVVQVLEDEGVEKFESSWNDLLKSTEAELKRLAPSEA, from the coding sequence ATGACAGACGCACTCAAGCGGCTGGCCGACGAAGGCGTCGCGATCTGGCTCGACGACCTCTCCCGTAAGCGGATCACCTCCGGCAACCTGGCCGAGCTGATCGACCAGCAGCATGTCGTAGGCGTCACCACCAATCCGTCGATCTTCCAGAAGGCGATCTCCGGCGGCGACGGCTACGAGCAGCAGCTGACCGACCTCGCGGCCCGCAGGCTCACCGTGGAAGAGGCCGTCCGCATGATCACCACGGCGGACGTCCGCGACGCCGCCGACATCCTCCGGCCGGTGTACGACGCGACGGGCGGCCAGGACGGCCGGGTCTCCATCGAGGTCGACCCGCGCCTGGCCCACAACACGGCCGCCACCATCGCCGAGGCCAAGCAGCTGGCCTGGCTGGTGGACCGGCCCAACACCTTCATCAAGATCCCGGCGACCGAGGCGGGGCTGCCCGCGATCACCGAGGTGATCGGCCTGGGCATCAGCGTCAACGTCACGCTGATCTTCTCCCTGGAGCGGTACCGCGCGGTCATGGACGCCTTCCTGGCCGGTCTGGAGAAGGCCAAGGCCGCGGGGCTGGACCTCTCCAAGATCCACTCGGTGGCGTCCTTCTTCGTCTCCCGCGTGGACACCGAGATCGACAAGCGCATCGACAAGATCGGCACCGATGAGGCCAAGGCGCTGCGCGGCAAGGCCGCCGTCGCCAACGCCCGCCTCGCCTACCAGGCGTACGAGGAGGTCTTCTCCTCCGACCGCTGGGCCGCCCTGGACCGCGCGAACGCCAACCGGCAGCGTCCGCTGTGGGCCTCGACCGGTGTCAAGGACCCGGCGTACAAGGACACCCTGTACGTCGTGGAGCTGGTCTCCCCCGGCACCGTCAACACCATGCCGGAGGCCACCCTGGAAGCGGTCGGCGACCACGGCGAGGTCCGCGGCGACACCGTGCGGGGCACCTACGAGCAGGCCAAGGCCGACCTCGACGCACTGGCCGGGATCGGGATCTCCTACGACGAGGTCGTCCAGGTCCTGGAGGACGAGGGCGTGGAGAAGTTCGAGTCCTCCTGGAACGACCTGCTGAAGTCCACCGAGGCGGAGCTCAAGCGCCTCGCACCCTCGGAGGCGTGA
- the tkt gene encoding transketolase encodes MSTKPTTTDLEWTDLDQRAVDTARVLAMDSVQKVGNGHPGTAMSLAPAAYLLFQKLMRHDPSDAGWAGRDRFVLSPGHTSLTLYVQLYLAGFGLELEDLRAFRTWGSKTPGHPEYGHTTGVETTTGPLGQGIANAVGMAMAARYERGLFDPEAPQGASPFDHTIWAIVSDGDLEEGISAEASSLAGHQKLGNIVALYDDNHISIEGDTATAFSEDVLQRYEAYGWHVQRIEQAENGDFDIHALYAALKAAQAETERPSIIAARTIIAWPAPNAQNTEASHGSALGADEVAATKRVLGFDPEQHFAVEQDVINHTRGLVERGRQARAAWDKQLQEWRNNNSERAALFDRITAGELPEGWESALPVFEPGKDVATRKASGQVLKALGGVLPELWGGSADLAGSNNTTIDASSSFLPKGNPLPEADPYGRTIHFGIREHAMGSTMNGIALHGNTRVYGGTFLVFSDYMRPAVRLAALMKLPVTYVWTHDSIGLGEDGPTHQPVEHLSALRAIPGLNVVRPADANETAIAWREITRRHSAAPAPHGIALTRQNVPTYEANEDAAKGGYVLFEAEGGRPQVILIGTGSEVQLAVEAREQLQAAGIPTRVVSMPSVEWFEEQDKGYRDGVLPPSVKARVAVEAGIGLTWYRYVGEAGRIVSLEHFGASADYKVLYREFGLTAEAVVTAARESLDAAGR; translated from the coding sequence GTGAGCACCAAGCCGACTACCACAGACCTCGAGTGGACCGATCTTGACCAGCGGGCCGTCGACACGGCCCGGGTCCTGGCCATGGACTCCGTACAGAAGGTCGGTAACGGCCACCCTGGCACGGCCATGAGTCTCGCGCCCGCCGCGTACCTGCTCTTCCAGAAGCTGATGCGGCACGACCCCTCCGACGCCGGCTGGGCGGGCCGCGACCGCTTCGTCCTGTCCCCCGGGCACACCAGCCTGACCCTCTACGTCCAGCTGTACCTGGCGGGCTTCGGGCTGGAGCTGGAGGACCTGCGGGCGTTCCGCACCTGGGGCAGCAAGACCCCGGGCCACCCGGAGTACGGACACACCACCGGGGTCGAGACCACGACCGGCCCGCTGGGCCAGGGCATCGCCAACGCGGTGGGCATGGCGATGGCCGCCCGCTACGAGCGCGGTCTGTTCGACCCGGAGGCGCCGCAGGGCGCCTCCCCGTTCGACCACACCATCTGGGCGATCGTCTCCGACGGCGACCTGGAGGAGGGCATCTCCGCCGAGGCGTCCTCGCTGGCCGGCCACCAGAAGCTGGGCAACATCGTCGCCCTGTACGACGACAACCACATCTCCATCGAGGGCGACACCGCCACCGCGTTCTCCGAGGACGTGCTCCAGCGCTACGAGGCGTACGGCTGGCACGTCCAGCGCATCGAGCAGGCCGAGAACGGCGACTTCGACATCCACGCGCTGTACGCGGCGCTCAAGGCGGCGCAGGCCGAGACCGAGCGCCCCTCGATCATCGCGGCCCGTACGATCATCGCCTGGCCCGCCCCGAACGCGCAGAACACCGAGGCGTCGCACGGCTCGGCGCTCGGCGCCGACGAGGTCGCCGCCACCAAGCGCGTCCTCGGCTTCGACCCCGAGCAGCACTTCGCGGTCGAGCAGGACGTCATCAACCACACCCGCGGACTGGTCGAGCGCGGCCGCCAGGCGCGCGCCGCCTGGGACAAGCAGCTCCAGGAGTGGCGGAACAACAACTCCGAGCGCGCCGCCCTGTTCGACCGGATCACCGCGGGCGAGCTGCCCGAGGGCTGGGAGAGCGCGCTGCCGGTCTTCGAGCCGGGCAAGGACGTCGCCACCCGTAAGGCGTCCGGCCAGGTGCTCAAGGCGCTCGGCGGGGTGCTCCCCGAGCTGTGGGGCGGCTCCGCCGACCTCGCGGGCTCCAACAACACCACGATCGACGCGTCCTCGTCCTTCCTCCCGAAGGGCAACCCGCTGCCGGAGGCCGACCCGTACGGCCGCACCATCCACTTCGGCATCCGCGAGCACGCCATGGGCTCGACCATGAACGGCATCGCGCTGCACGGCAACACCCGTGTCTACGGCGGCACCTTCCTGGTCTTCTCCGACTACATGCGCCCGGCCGTCCGGCTCGCCGCGCTGATGAAGCTGCCGGTCACCTACGTGTGGACGCACGACTCCATCGGCCTCGGCGAGGACGGCCCGACCCACCAGCCGGTGGAGCACCTGTCCGCGCTGCGCGCCATCCCGGGTCTGAACGTCGTCCGCCCGGCCGACGCCAACGAGACGGCCATCGCCTGGCGGGAGATCACCCGCCGCCACAGCGCCGCCCCGGCCCCGCACGGCATCGCGCTGACCCGGCAGAACGTGCCGACCTACGAGGCCAACGAGGACGCCGCCAAGGGCGGTTACGTCCTCTTCGAGGCCGAGGGCGGCCGGCCGCAGGTCATCCTCATCGGCACCGGTTCGGAGGTGCAGCTCGCCGTCGAGGCGCGGGAGCAGCTCCAGGCCGCCGGGATTCCCACCCGCGTCGTGTCGATGCCCTCGGTCGAGTGGTTCGAGGAGCAGGACAAGGGGTACCGGGACGGGGTGCTGCCGCCGTCCGTCAAGGCTCGTGTGGCGGTCGAGGCCGGGATCGGCCTGACCTGGTACCGCTACGTCGGCGAGGCCGGCCGCATCGTCTCGCTGGAGCACTTCGGCGCCTCCGCCGACTACAAGGTGCTCTACCGGGAGTTCGGTCTCACCGCCGAGGCCGTGGTCACCGCCGCCCGCGAGTCCCTCGACGCCGCAGGGCGCTGA
- the zwf gene encoding glucose-6-phosphate dehydrogenase: protein MSSSNPLRDPRDRRLPRIAGPSGLVIFGVTGDLSRKKLMPAVYDLANRGLLPPGFSLVGFARRDWENEDFAQVVHDAVKEHARTPFREEVWQQLAEGFRFVPGEFSDDEAFQTLRATIEELDKARGTGGNFAFYLSVPPKFFPTVVQQLKKHGLSQGQGDSWRRAVIEKPFGHDLASAQELNQVVHEVFRPSDVFRIDHYLGKETVQNILALRFANTMFEPIWNRSYVDHVQITMAEDIGIGGRAGYYDGIGAARDVIQNHLLQLLALTAMEEPASFEASSLVTEKLKALRAVKLPKDLGKHTVRAQYARGWQGGEEVRGYLDEEGIDPHSKTDTYAAIKLEIDNRRWAGVPFYLRTGKRLGRRVTEIAVVFQRAPHSPFDATDTQELGQNALVIRVQPDEGVTIRFGSKVPGTSMEIRDVTMDFQYGESFTESSPEAYERLLLDVLLGEANLFPRHEEVEQSWRILDPIEDYWDKHGRPEQYTAGTWGPKAADEMLARDGRSWRRP from the coding sequence GTGAGCAGCAGCAATCCGCTGCGTGACCCACGGGACCGGCGGCTCCCGCGTATCGCGGGGCCGTCCGGCCTCGTGATCTTCGGCGTCACGGGCGACCTGTCCCGTAAGAAGCTGATGCCCGCCGTCTACGACCTGGCCAACCGCGGTCTGCTGCCCCCGGGCTTCTCGCTCGTCGGCTTCGCCCGCCGCGACTGGGAGAACGAGGACTTCGCCCAGGTCGTACACGACGCGGTCAAGGAACACGCCCGGACCCCGTTCCGCGAGGAGGTCTGGCAGCAGCTGGCCGAGGGGTTCCGCTTCGTCCCCGGCGAGTTCTCCGACGACGAGGCGTTCCAGACCCTGCGGGCGACCATCGAGGAGCTCGACAAGGCACGCGGCACCGGCGGGAACTTCGCGTTCTACCTGTCGGTCCCGCCGAAGTTCTTCCCCACCGTCGTGCAGCAGCTCAAGAAGCACGGGCTGTCGCAGGGCCAGGGCGACTCCTGGCGGCGCGCGGTCATCGAGAAGCCCTTCGGCCACGACCTGGCGAGCGCTCAGGAGCTCAACCAGGTCGTCCACGAGGTCTTCCGGCCCAGCGACGTCTTCCGGATCGACCACTACCTGGGCAAGGAGACGGTCCAGAACATCCTGGCGCTGCGCTTCGCCAACACGATGTTCGAGCCGATCTGGAACCGGTCGTACGTCGACCACGTGCAGATCACCATGGCCGAGGACATCGGCATCGGCGGGCGCGCGGGCTACTACGACGGCATCGGCGCGGCCCGTGACGTCATCCAGAACCACCTGCTCCAGCTGCTCGCGCTGACCGCCATGGAGGAGCCCGCCTCCTTCGAGGCGTCCTCCCTGGTCACCGAGAAGCTGAAGGCGCTGCGGGCCGTCAAGCTGCCCAAGGACCTGGGCAAGCACACCGTGCGCGCCCAGTACGCCCGCGGCTGGCAGGGCGGCGAGGAGGTGCGCGGCTACCTCGACGAGGAGGGCATCGACCCCCACTCGAAGACCGACACCTACGCCGCGATCAAGCTGGAGATCGACAACCGCCGCTGGGCGGGTGTGCCCTTCTACCTGCGCACCGGCAAGCGGCTGGGGCGGCGGGTCACTGAGATCGCGGTGGTGTTCCAGCGCGCCCCGCACTCCCCCTTCGACGCCACCGACACCCAGGAGCTGGGGCAGAACGCCCTGGTCATCCGGGTGCAGCCGGACGAGGGCGTCACCATCCGGTTCGGCTCCAAGGTGCCCGGCACCTCCATGGAGATCCGCGACGTGACGATGGACTTCCAGTACGGCGAGTCCTTCACCGAGTCCAGCCCCGAGGCGTACGAGCGGCTGCTGCTCGATGTGCTGCTGGGCGAGGCGAACCTCTTCCCGCGCCATGAGGAGGTCGAGCAGTCCTGGCGGATCCTGGACCCGATCGAGGACTACTGGGACAAGCACGGCAGGCCCGAGCAGTACACGGCCGGGACCTGGGGGCCGAAAGCCGCGGACGAGATGCTCGCACGAGACGGACGGAGCTGGCGGCGGCCATGA
- a CDS encoding heme o synthase, with protein sequence MTAVESRPAGVLETSETSSGHRPFGARVKAFVALTKPRVIELLLMTTVPVMFLAAQGVPDLWLVLATCVGGYLSAGGAAAFNMYYDRDIDALMERTAQRPLVTGMVSPRECLVFASALAVGSTVWFWVLVNPLSAMLSLGALAFYVLVYTMWLKRRTSQNIVWGGIAGCMPVFIGWSAVTNSVSWAGLILFLVIFFWTPPHYWPLSMKVKDDYERVGVPMLPVLAGNKVVARQIVLYSWAMVIVSLLLWPLGYTGWFYPVVAAVLGGLWLKEAHGLQARAKAEITGAKLKEMRLFHWSITYVSLLFVALAVDPFLR encoded by the coding sequence GTGACGGCCGTCGAATCCCGTCCTGCGGGGGTGCTCGAGACGAGCGAAACGAGCTCCGGTCACCGGCCGTTCGGGGCCCGTGTCAAGGCGTTCGTGGCGCTGACCAAGCCGCGCGTCATCGAACTGCTGCTGATGACGACGGTGCCGGTCATGTTCCTGGCTGCCCAGGGCGTCCCGGATCTGTGGCTGGTGCTCGCGACCTGCGTCGGCGGCTACCTGTCGGCCGGCGGCGCGGCCGCGTTCAACATGTACTACGACCGGGACATCGACGCGCTGATGGAACGCACGGCGCAGCGCCCGCTCGTGACCGGCATGGTCTCGCCCCGGGAATGCCTCGTCTTCGCCTCCGCGCTCGCGGTCGGGTCGACGGTCTGGTTCTGGGTGCTGGTCAACCCGCTGTCCGCGATGCTGTCGCTCGGTGCGCTGGCCTTCTACGTCCTCGTCTACACGATGTGGCTCAAGCGGCGCACCTCGCAGAACATCGTGTGGGGCGGCATCGCCGGTTGCATGCCCGTCTTCATCGGCTGGTCGGCGGTGACCAACTCGGTCTCCTGGGCCGGGCTGATCCTCTTCCTCGTCATCTTCTTCTGGACGCCGCCGCACTACTGGCCGCTGTCGATGAAGGTCAAGGACGACTACGAGCGGGTGGGCGTGCCGATGCTGCCGGTCCTCGCGGGCAACAAGGTGGTAGCCCGGCAGATCGTCCTCTACAGCTGGGCCATGGTCATCGTCTCCCTGCTGCTGTGGCCGCTGGGCTACACCGGCTGGTTCTACCCGGTGGTCGCCGCCGTGCTGGGCGGGCTGTGGCTGAAGGAGGCGCATGGGCTCCAGGCCCGTGCCAAGGCCGAGATCACGGGCGCGAAGCTGAAGGAGATGCGGCTGTTCCACTGGTCCATCACCTATGTCTCGCTGCTGTTCGTCGCCCTGGCCGTGGACCCC
- the opcA gene encoding glucose-6-phosphate dehydrogenase assembly protein OpcA, whose product MNIDLTDTTSSRINSALVQARRATGSPAVGMVLTLVIVTDEGNHYDALRAASEASKEHPSRILVVIKRPGRSPRDRKMARLDAEVRVGGETGTGETVLLRLHGELANHAYSVVLPLLLPDAPVVVWWPEDAPEHPSEDLLGRLAQRRITDAQATEDPVAALGLRAETYTPGDTDLAWTRITPWRSVLAAALDQKHSPITSAVVEGEAYNPSSELLALWLAERLGVPVDRQVSEGPGLTAVRLQTADGVICLDRANGSLAELAMPGQPDRHVALQRRETSELIAEELRRLDPDEIYESSVKFGVSKLGNGGVGTLERDAKASPATQVAPPARSAASKAKAQKANAQKAKAQKAEGAAGDGKADT is encoded by the coding sequence ATGAACATCGATCTCACGGACACCACGTCCAGCCGGATCAACTCCGCTCTGGTCCAGGCGCGCCGGGCCACCGGTTCCCCGGCCGTGGGCATGGTGCTCACCCTCGTCATCGTCACCGACGAGGGCAATCACTACGACGCGCTGCGGGCGGCGAGCGAGGCGTCCAAGGAACACCCCTCACGCATCCTGGTCGTCATCAAGCGGCCGGGCCGGTCGCCGCGCGACCGCAAGATGGCCCGGCTGGACGCCGAGGTGCGGGTCGGCGGGGAGACCGGTACCGGCGAGACGGTGCTGCTGCGGCTGCACGGCGAACTCGCCAACCACGCCTACTCGGTGGTCCTGCCGCTGCTGCTGCCGGACGCCCCGGTGGTGGTGTGGTGGCCGGAGGACGCCCCGGAGCACCCCAGCGAGGACCTGCTCGGACGGCTGGCCCAGCGCCGGATCACCGACGCCCAGGCCACCGAGGACCCGGTCGCGGCCCTGGGGCTGCGGGCCGAGACCTACACCCCGGGCGACACCGATCTGGCCTGGACCCGGATCACCCCGTGGCGCAGCGTCCTGGCCGCCGCGCTGGACCAGAAGCACTCCCCGATCACCTCCGCGGTCGTCGAGGGCGAGGCGTACAACCCGAGCAGCGAGCTGCTCGCGCTGTGGCTCGCCGAGCGGCTGGGGGTGCCGGTGGACCGGCAGGTCTCGGAGGGCCCCGGGCTGACCGCGGTGCGGCTCCAGACCGCCGACGGCGTGATCTGCCTGGACCGGGCGAACGGCTCGCTGGCGGAGCTGGCGATGCCGGGCCAGCCGGACCGGCATGTGGCGCTCCAGCGGCGTGAGACGTCGGAGCTGATCGCCGAGGAGCTGCGCCGGCTGGACCCCGACGAGATCTACGAGTCGTCGGTGAAGTTCGGGGTGAGCAAGCTCGGCAACGGCGGGGTGGGCACGCTGGAGCGGGACGCCAAGGCGTCCCCGGCCACTCAGGTGGCACCGCCGGCCCGGTCCGCGGCTTCGAAGGCGAAGGCGCAGAAGGCCAACGCACAGAAGGCCAAGGCGCAGAAGGCCGAGGGCGCGGCGGGGGACGGAAAGGCGGACACGTGA